In one Rutidosis leptorrhynchoides isolate AG116_Rl617_1_P2 chromosome 8, CSIRO_AGI_Rlap_v1, whole genome shotgun sequence genomic region, the following are encoded:
- the LOC139862871 gene encoding uncharacterized protein — protein MSTADFFYREAQRLGYVARSAFKLLQIQKQHKLITPGSSVLDLGCAPGAWLQVACQSLGPLKSGGVVVGIDLKKVKVPSTHCDSRVSTVCADVMNLPKHQVLNLSPQGKGFSVLLSDMCPLVSGITTKDAALSMELGMRALDLALGTAKLPNYPLEDGQIENQPDKENDTGVLKTGGHLIVKLLESEDTKDLIKICKPLFKKSSWLRPKATRSNSREIYLICQDLH, from the exons ATGAGCACAGCAGATTTCTTCTACAGAGAAGCTCAGCGTCTTGGTTATGTTGCCCGTTCTGCCTTCAAG CTTCTTCAGATTCAGAAACAACACAAATTGATAACACCTGGTTCTTCTGTTCTTGACCTTGGTTGTGCTCCTGGTGCTTGGCTTCAG GTAGCTTGTCAAAGTCTTGGTCCATTGAAAAGTGGCGGGGTGGTTGTTGGCATCGATCTTAAG AAGGTGAAAGTTCCTTCAACTCACTGTGATTCGAGGGTTTCAACTGTTTGTGCTGATGTCATGAACCTCCCTAAACATCAAGTTTTAAACCTCTCCCCTCag GGAAAAGGGTTTTCGGTTCTGTTATCAGATATGTGTCCGCTTGTTTCCGGTATCACAACAAAAGATGCAGCTTTATCCATGGAGTTAGGGATGCGGGCACTTGATTTAGCGCTTGGTACAGCAAAATTACCCAATTACCCTTTAGAAGACGGTCAAATAGAAAATCAACCTGACAAAGAAAATGATACCGGTGTACTTAAAACTGGAGGACACCTTATTGTCAAGCTTCTAGAAAGCGAGGATACTAAAG ATTTGATCAAGATCTGCAAGCCTTTATTTAAGAAGTCATCATGGTTGAGGCCtaaagctacaagatcaaactccAGGGAGATTTATTTGATTTGCCAGGATTTGCATTAA